The following coding sequences are from one Reyranella humidisoli window:
- a CDS encoding glycosyltransferase family 4 protein gives MSAKYDLSSDEEANADASAHVFFAGSNRIPLRSDSPPIIVPLHGGATLSSGFLKEQLPRLRFCDRIIANCSADVDCLRLLHPRAHCIIRVLRLPVDSSVFRPISKSFAKEQLGIPQTRFVVGLIGRLIPQKGIHTFIRLISQMRDRNPQHDIMGIIVGDFIASYPVLPYRSSSNYKRHILGLIERAKLKRHIRLIGGRDVNDTVLRTVYCAMDVYAQPSQTVDENFGYAAVEAMACGTPVIATEYGGLRDTVAHGETGYLIPTWATCGGLRSDCNAAIHYMERLLDPRLRKAMGVAALAKSRKTGSLASFQRRLVAIIDEAVAHPSRRRLGNSPLGPLARAKSLLPRSEPDWSTIYPMSAAYGLQVPSVRGKNREISLAGKFRVSKDGRVQLLDPAWPATASLERRELEILRKLRSGADAHELVAAYPRHSVNKLINLGFIVVNRRWS, from the coding sequence ATGTCGGCGAAATATGATCTGTCGTCAGATGAAGAGGCGAATGCAGACGCTTCTGCGCATGTGTTCTTCGCGGGTAGCAATCGAATTCCCCTGCGTTCAGATAGCCCGCCAATCATCGTGCCGTTGCATGGCGGCGCCACGCTAAGCAGCGGGTTTCTCAAGGAGCAGCTTCCGCGTTTGCGTTTTTGTGACCGCATCATCGCAAACTGCTCGGCGGACGTTGATTGTTTAAGACTGCTCCACCCCAGAGCACACTGCATCATAAGAGTTCTGCGGTTGCCCGTAGATTCCAGCGTCTTTCGTCCGATCTCAAAGTCCTTCGCAAAGGAGCAACTGGGTATCCCGCAAACCCGATTTGTGGTGGGTTTGATCGGCCGCCTCATTCCACAGAAAGGCATACATACCTTCATTCGCCTAATATCGCAGATGCGGGATCGAAACCCGCAGCACGACATAATGGGAATCATCGTTGGCGACTTCATTGCGTCTTATCCGGTTCTACCCTATCGATCTAGCTCAAACTACAAGCGCCACATCCTCGGATTGATCGAGCGCGCAAAGCTTAAGCGACACATACGGTTGATTGGTGGTCGGGACGTCAACGATACCGTACTTCGAACAGTTTATTGCGCCATGGACGTTTACGCGCAGCCAAGTCAAACCGTTGATGAGAATTTTGGCTATGCTGCTGTAGAAGCGATGGCTTGCGGAACTCCAGTAATTGCAACCGAGTATGGTGGGCTTAGAGACACTGTCGCTCACGGCGAGACCGGCTATCTGATTCCGACTTGGGCGACCTGCGGCGGCTTAAGATCAGATTGCAATGCCGCAATCCACTACATGGAGAGACTTCTCGACCCTCGACTTCGCAAAGCAATGGGCGTCGCCGCTCTCGCCAAGTCGAGGAAAACCGGCTCACTCGCTAGCTTTCAACGTCGTCTAGTAGCGATCATTGATGAAGCCGTTGCACACCCGTCAAGACGACGGCTGGGAAATTCACCGCTTGGTCCCCTTGCCCGTGCGAAATCACTCTTGCCTCGTAGTGAACCTGATTGGTCGACGATCTATCCAATGTCAGCGGCGTACGGCCTACAAGTTCCGAGCGTCAGGGGAAAAAACCGAGAAATTAGTCTCGCAGGTAAGTTTAGGGTTTCCAAAGATGGGAGAGTACAATTGCTCGACCCGGCGTGGCCCGCGACTGCTTCTCTCGAAAGAAGAGAACTAGAAATATTGCGAAAACTACGCAGTGGCGCGGATGCGCATGAATTGGTTGCTGCTTATCCAAGGCATTCAGTTAACAAACTAATTAACCTCGGCTTTATCGTCGTGAACCGACGGTGGTCATAG